One part of the Pandoraea faecigallinarum genome encodes these proteins:
- a CDS encoding dihydroorotate dehydrogenase, whose product MADLSVRIGALTLRNPVMPASGCFAVEYAEALDLRRLGALVVKSVSPNARAGNPTPRVAETASGMLNSIGIPSKGLDVYRRDVLPAYTRFDTPVVVSVSADTAESFAQACETLSLPEVAAIEANISCPNLEADGMAFAMLPESTYKAVSAIRRRTSHPLWVKLTPNAGQIAQIARAAEDAGADAIVMGNTVLGMAIDVRTRKPKLGNVMGGLSGPAIKPLAVRLVHQCHRAVRIPIIGCGGIETADDALEFMLAGASAVQVGTASFRDPAVMGHIVDGLAAYCNVHAIDRISTLTGAVALDAQLTDRWLRFAQQSG is encoded by the coding sequence TTGGCTGATCTTTCCGTTCGTATCGGGGCGCTCACGCTGCGCAATCCCGTCATGCCCGCCTCGGGCTGCTTCGCCGTCGAATACGCCGAGGCGCTCGACCTGCGCCGGCTCGGGGCACTCGTCGTCAAGAGCGTTTCGCCCAACGCGCGTGCGGGCAATCCAACGCCGCGCGTGGCCGAGACCGCCAGCGGCATGCTCAATTCCATCGGCATCCCCAGCAAGGGACTCGATGTTTACCGCCGCGACGTGCTGCCCGCCTACACGCGCTTCGACACCCCTGTCGTCGTCTCCGTATCGGCCGATACGGCGGAGTCGTTCGCGCAAGCGTGCGAAACGCTTTCGTTGCCGGAAGTCGCCGCCATCGAAGCGAACATCTCGTGCCCGAATCTCGAAGCGGACGGCATGGCCTTCGCGATGCTGCCCGAGAGCACCTACAAGGCCGTGAGCGCGATCCGCCGTCGCACGTCGCACCCGCTGTGGGTCAAGCTCACGCCCAACGCCGGGCAGATTGCCCAGATCGCCCGCGCGGCGGAAGACGCCGGCGCAGACGCTATCGTCATGGGCAACACCGTGCTCGGCATGGCCATCGACGTGCGCACCCGCAAGCCCAAGCTGGGCAACGTGATGGGTGGCCTGTCCGGTCCGGCGATCAAGCCGCTCGCCGTGCGCCTCGTGCACCAGTGCCACCGCGCGGTACGTATTCCGATCATCGGCTGCGGCGGTATCGAAACCGCCGACGACGCCCTCGAATTCATGCTCGCCGGGGCGAGCGCCGTGCAGGTCGGCACGGCGTCGTTCCGCGATCCCGCTGTCATGGGGCACATCGTCGACGGTCTCGCGGCGTATTGCAACGTCCACGCGATCGACAGGATCTCGACGCTGACCGGCGCCGTCGCCCTCGACGCACAACTGACCGACCGCTGGCTGCGCTTCGCGCAACAGTCGGGCTAA
- a CDS encoding dihydroorotate dehydrogenase electron transfer subunit — protein MSVTSPTSNIVTRPPASAPAQACDAPPAHDRLAPSPGCETTAPSVATHRCRVLAHHAVNARYRYLRLQADAPVAVTTHPGQFYQLKCPVTGSEAPFLLRPMSVYGTGPEPDTIEFLYNVTGVGTRALATLAEGATLDIVGPLGNTFTLDTRWKRVMVVARGVGLATMAPLVQRAAAAGLRLTVVMSARSEADLMRDEFLRSPQARALADVHCVFDSDGSSAVDALAPRLRALLDATPHDAVYTCGSHRLLMLLQRVLESHPHVVGEVAMEQRMACGMGVCLSCVRLFDCNGDKQFLRVCREGPVFPIRDVVGEVDFG, from the coding sequence ATGTCAGTCACCTCTCCGACGTCCAACATTGTTACGCGCCCCCCGGCGTCGGCGCCCGCGCAGGCGTGCGATGCGCCGCCCGCGCACGATCGCCTCGCCCCGTCCCCTGGTTGCGAAACCACGGCACCGAGTGTCGCCACGCATCGCTGCCGCGTGCTCGCCCACCATGCCGTGAACGCGCGTTATCGCTATCTGCGGCTGCAAGCGGACGCGCCCGTCGCCGTGACCACGCACCCCGGCCAGTTCTACCAGCTCAAGTGCCCTGTCACGGGCAGCGAAGCGCCGTTCCTGCTGCGTCCGATGAGCGTCTACGGCACCGGTCCCGAGCCGGACACCATCGAGTTTCTCTACAACGTCACGGGTGTCGGCACGCGCGCGCTCGCCACGCTCGCCGAAGGCGCGACGCTCGATATCGTCGGCCCGCTCGGCAATACTTTCACGCTCGATACGCGATGGAAGCGCGTGATGGTCGTTGCGCGCGGCGTGGGGCTGGCGACGATGGCACCGCTGGTCCAACGCGCCGCGGCCGCCGGCTTGCGATTGACAGTCGTGATGTCGGCGCGAAGCGAAGCCGATCTGATGCGCGACGAATTCCTGCGCTCGCCGCAGGCCCGCGCGTTGGCCGACGTGCATTGTGTGTTCGATAGCGACGGCTCGTCCGCCGTCGATGCCCTCGCACCGCGCTTGCGCGCCCTGCTCGACGCCACACCGCACGACGCCGTGTACACCTGCGGCTCGCACCGTCTGCTGATGCTGCTCCAGCGCGTGCTGGAATCGCATCCGCATGTGGTCGGCGAAGTGGCGATGGAACAGCGCATGGCGTGCGGCATGGGCGTTTGCCTGTCGTGCGTGCGCCTGTTCGATTGCAACGGCGACAAGCAATTTTTGCGGGTGTGCCGCGAAGGCCCCGTGTTTCCGATTCGTGATGTCGTAGGCGAGGTGGACTTTGGCTGA
- a CDS encoding hydantoinase/carbamoylase family amidase, whose product MEPNALAPMAEQLFADLRRLGSDGVGITRDSYGDGENAAASYLTQWAERQGLSVARDRAANLVFTLPEDSGDAPATWIGSHLDSVPQGGNYDGLAGIVAGLLCLVEQRRRERPTSTPVRVLALRGEESAWFGRAYMGSGALFGKLSEADLAMPHRTHGRALGECMAEAGADIEAIRAGETLFDVSRAKAWLELHIEQGPVMIARNMPVAIVPGIRGNVRHNRVSCVGEAGHSGAVPRWLRHDAMFAVADLITRLDEHWRALLERGIDMVVTTGIVGTDPAEHAISRIPGKVDFSLEVRSQSPDTLDVFYELMRTECRAIERDRGVRFVFDRRLASAPAIMDRHVSSVLEDVCGSLDLPKERVPSGAGHDAAIFANAGIPSGMVFVRNANGSHNPAEHMELDDFMRGVRVIEAATHRL is encoded by the coding sequence ATGGAACCGAACGCGCTGGCCCCGATGGCCGAGCAACTCTTCGCCGACCTGCGCCGCTTGGGCAGCGACGGCGTCGGCATCACCCGCGACAGCTATGGCGACGGCGAAAACGCCGCCGCGTCGTATCTGACGCAATGGGCCGAACGGCAAGGCCTGTCGGTCGCACGCGACCGCGCGGCCAACCTCGTCTTCACGCTGCCGGAGGACTCTGGCGACGCCCCCGCCACCTGGATCGGCTCGCATCTCGATTCCGTCCCGCAGGGCGGCAATTACGACGGCCTGGCAGGCATCGTCGCCGGGTTGCTGTGTCTGGTCGAGCAGCGGCGCCGCGAGCGCCCCACGTCGACGCCTGTACGCGTGCTCGCGCTGCGCGGCGAAGAAAGTGCCTGGTTCGGCCGCGCCTACATGGGCTCGGGCGCGCTATTCGGCAAACTGAGCGAGGCCGATCTCGCCATGCCGCACCGCACGCACGGGCGCGCGCTTGGCGAGTGCATGGCCGAAGCCGGTGCGGACATCGAGGCGATTCGTGCGGGCGAGACGCTCTTCGACGTGTCGCGCGCGAAGGCATGGCTGGAGCTTCACATCGAGCAGGGGCCGGTGATGATCGCGCGCAATATGCCCGTGGCGATCGTGCCCGGCATTCGCGGCAATGTGCGTCACAACCGGGTGTCGTGTGTCGGCGAAGCGGGGCACTCGGGCGCCGTGCCGCGATGGTTGCGTCACGATGCAATGTTCGCCGTGGCGGACCTGATTACGCGTCTGGACGAGCACTGGCGAGCGCTGCTCGAACGGGGCATCGACATGGTGGTGACGACGGGCATCGTCGGCACCGATCCCGCCGAGCACGCGATCTCGCGTATTCCGGGCAAGGTCGATTTCAGCCTGGAAGTGCGCAGCCAGAGCCCCGACACGCTCGACGTCTTCTACGAACTCATGCGCACCGAATGCCGCGCCATCGAGCGCGACCGCGGCGTCAGGTTCGTGTTCGATCGCCGGCTCGCTTCGGCGCCCGCGATCATGGACAGGCATGTGTCGTCGGTACTGGAGGATGTCTGCGGTTCCCTCGATCTGCCGAAGGAGCGCGTGCCGAGCGGCGCGGGACACGACGCCGCGATCTTCGCCAACGCCGGCATTCCGAGCGGTATGGTGTTCGTGCGCAACGCGAACGGCTCGCACAACCCCGCCGAGCATATGGAACTGGACGACTTCATGCGCGGCGTGCGGGTCATCGAAGCGGCGACACACCGGCTCTGA
- a CDS encoding MFS transporter has protein sequence MEANLKTSSAQRAGASGKAGDDVVTPYAWKALAGSAIGYAMDGFDLLILGFMLPAITIGLHLTAGQAGALVTWTLIGAVAGGIIFGALSDRFGRVRMLTWTILLFAVFTGLCALAQGFWDLLVYRTIAGIGLGGEFGIGMALAAEAWPASRRARVSSYVALGWQTGVLAAALLTPLLLMSIGWRGMFLVGVLPALVAWVLRNKLHEPEVFVRRTDRAPQRGSSNAFRLLVKDARTTRVSLGIVILCSVQNFGYYGIMIWLPTFLSQKLGFSLTKSGLWTAATVIGMMFGVWAFGQLADRIGRRPTFLLYQAGAVVMVIVYSQLTDPAVMLFAGAFMGMFVNGMVGGYGTLMSEAYPTAARATAQNVLWNIGRAIGGLGPLVVGALATRYSFQFAIALLASLYVLDMIATRFLIPELKGAELE, from the coding sequence ATGGAAGCCAATCTGAAGACATCGAGCGCGCAACGCGCGGGCGCCTCGGGCAAAGCGGGTGACGACGTCGTCACGCCGTACGCATGGAAGGCGCTCGCCGGCTCCGCCATCGGTTATGCGATGGACGGTTTCGATCTGCTGATTCTCGGCTTCATGCTGCCCGCGATCACGATCGGTCTGCATCTCACGGCGGGACAAGCGGGCGCACTCGTGACGTGGACACTGATCGGCGCGGTCGCGGGCGGCATCATCTTCGGCGCGCTCTCGGACCGTTTCGGCCGCGTGCGCATGCTCACGTGGACGATCCTGCTGTTTGCCGTCTTCACCGGTCTTTGCGCACTGGCGCAGGGTTTCTGGGATCTGCTTGTCTATCGCACCATTGCGGGAATCGGACTGGGCGGCGAATTCGGCATCGGTATGGCGCTCGCCGCGGAAGCATGGCCTGCCTCCAGGCGGGCACGTGTCTCGTCCTACGTCGCCCTCGGGTGGCAGACGGGCGTGCTGGCCGCCGCGCTGCTCACGCCGTTGCTGCTGATGTCCATCGGCTGGCGCGGCATGTTCCTCGTGGGGGTGCTGCCGGCGCTCGTCGCCTGGGTGCTGCGCAACAAGCTGCACGAACCGGAAGTCTTCGTGCGCCGCACGGACAGGGCGCCGCAACGTGGCAGCTCGAATGCGTTTCGTCTGCTGGTGAAGGACGCACGCACCACGCGCGTGAGTCTGGGCATCGTGATTCTGTGTTCGGTCCAGAACTTCGGCTACTACGGGATCATGATCTGGCTGCCGACGTTCCTGTCTCAGAAGCTCGGCTTCTCGCTGACGAAGTCCGGCCTTTGGACGGCCGCCACGGTCATCGGCATGATGTTCGGCGTCTGGGCCTTCGGACAGCTGGCGGACCGTATCGGGCGCCGCCCCACGTTCTTGCTGTATCAGGCGGGCGCAGTCGTGATGGTGATCGTCTACTCGCAGTTGACCGACCCGGCGGTCATGCTTTTCGCGGGCGCCTTCATGGGGATGTTCGTCAACGGCATGGTCGGGGGGTACGGCACGCTCATGTCCGAGGCGTACCCCACCGCGGCGCGCGCCACTGCCCAGAACGTGCTGTGGAACATCGGACGCGCCATCGGCGGTCTCGGCCCGCTCGTCGTCGGCGCGCTCGCCACGCGTTACTCGTTTCAGTTCGCGATTGCACTGCTTGCGAGCCTGTACGTGCTCGACATGATCGCCACGCGTTTCCTCATCCCCGAACTCAAAGGTGCCGAACTCGAATGA